A genomic region of Streptomyces sp. NBC_00247 contains the following coding sequences:
- a CDS encoding ATP-grasp domain-containing protein — protein sequence MPGFLLCADPLRPSRLDPQFAEEATVVREMGAATALVDHDALLAGDTAGAVARVPHGSGPYWYRGWMIPAPRYAELDRALAERGAPLLTDGAAYRTAHELPGWYATFRELTPRSVWYPLSGTAPTAVPRDAAFWSALARPLGGGPGIVKDFVKSRKHEWHEACFVTELSDSTALSGVVGRMVDLQGDHLAGGVVVRAYERFAPGGEARVWWVDGAPVLVTAHPDTPDDRPVPDLGPVGEAVRRLGCRLVTTDLALREDGVWRVIEVGDGQVSGLPSGADPRPLLRALPGA from the coding sequence ATGCCCGGCTTCCTGCTCTGTGCCGACCCGTTGCGCCCGAGCCGTTTGGACCCGCAGTTCGCCGAAGAGGCCACGGTCGTACGGGAGATGGGTGCCGCCACCGCGCTCGTCGACCATGACGCCTTGCTGGCGGGCGACACGGCGGGAGCCGTCGCCCGGGTCCCGCACGGCTCCGGACCGTACTGGTACCGGGGCTGGATGATTCCTGCACCGCGGTACGCCGAGCTGGACCGGGCCCTCGCGGAGCGGGGTGCCCCGCTGCTCACGGACGGGGCGGCGTACCGGACCGCCCATGAACTTCCGGGGTGGTACGCCACGTTCCGGGAGCTGACCCCGCGCAGTGTCTGGTATCCCCTCTCCGGTACGGCTCCGACTGCCGTACCCAGGGACGCGGCGTTCTGGTCCGCCCTCGCGCGGCCACTCGGCGGGGGCCCCGGGATCGTGAAGGATTTCGTGAAGTCCCGGAAGCACGAATGGCACGAGGCCTGTTTCGTGACCGAGTTGAGTGACTCCACAGCACTTTCGGGGGTCGTCGGACGGATGGTGGACCTTCAGGGCGACCATCTCGCCGGCGGAGTGGTGGTGCGTGCGTACGAGCGGTTCGCTCCGGGCGGCGAGGCGCGGGTGTGGTGGGTCGACGGGGCCCCCGTACTGGTGACCGCCCACCCGGACACTCCGGACGACCGCCCCGTCCCGGATCTGGGCCCGGTCGGCGAGGCCGTGCGCCGGCTCGGCTGCCGACTGGTGACCACCGACCTGGCGTTGCGCGAGGACGGCGTGTGGCGAGTGATCGAGGTGGGCGACGGGCAGGTGAGCGGACTCCCCTCCGGGGCCGACCCGAGGCCCCTGTTGCGGGCGCTGCCCGGCGCGTGA
- a CDS encoding SMC family ATPase: MRLHRLVLTAFGPFGTTTEVDFDALSSAGLFLLHGPTGAGKTSVLDAVCYALYGAVPGARQSPGTSLRSDHADPGTLTEVLLELTAGGRRLEITRAPAQARPKKKGDGYTTEKAQSRLRAYDPVKGWQALSKSHQEIGEEVTQLLGMSRDQFCQVVLLPQGDFARFLRADAEARGKLLGRLFDTRRFAAVEERLAELRRAAESRVRTGDERVLAGAQRLAQAAGPAAETPLPTAQPGEPGLAEAVLGWAAVARSGAGERLEIARVAATAAEERRAQARHALEAERELDRLQQRFADTRGRASVLEEGRAEHDRREERLARARKAELIVPALELRDAAEREAAAAGAVRDRFRAKLPPELADAGVGQLAQLERRYRQELGGLDAARRAESRSAAIDAERAVLEGESAQDDEAIHEADAWLAGWEDTRTALAAEVEAAQEAATRTEQLAARLASARGRLDAARRRDVLAREIEEARKQLAAARESALAAHERWLGLRERRLRDIAAELAAGLSTGEPCAVCGSAEHPDPARAGDGHVDRATEEAALVAHRAAEQTRVRADQACALLTERYTAARAEVVADGAVSAGSGDPSVIELDHQVRALDREHGEAHRLAAGTHRARETLAAAEREHQDRLEQRRHAERRAAVRVSRREDLDRQQTALEAELADVREVSGSIAAHADRLARRADLLAEAAEAVRAEQGAAERRKEADGRLSDAAFRAGFDTPQAAVATLLDRTAQRQLQSGIDAWQAEAATVADRLAEDDARAAASRPAASPDRARETYDRAETLLRDASSALSAAQERRTELDRLSREAAREVRTLGPLRTEYERVARLAALTAGTSADNERKMRLESYVLAARLEQVAAAATVRLQRMSGGRYTLVHSDARTGGRRAGLGLHVVDAWTGRERDTATLSGGETFFASLALALGLADVVTDEAGGTRLDTLFIDEGFGSLDEQTLDEVLDVLDSLRERDRSVGIVSHVADLRRRVPVQLEVVKERKGSTVRHRLN, translated from the coding sequence ATGCGGCTCCACCGGCTCGTCCTCACCGCCTTCGGCCCCTTCGGCACCACCACCGAGGTCGACTTCGACGCCCTCTCCTCGGCCGGTCTCTTCCTGCTGCACGGCCCCACCGGCGCGGGCAAGACCTCAGTGCTCGACGCGGTCTGCTACGCCCTGTACGGGGCTGTCCCCGGCGCACGCCAGAGCCCCGGCACCTCGCTCCGCAGCGACCACGCCGACCCCGGCACCCTCACCGAAGTCCTGCTGGAACTGACCGCCGGCGGCCGGCGTCTGGAGATCACCCGCGCACCGGCGCAGGCCCGCCCCAAGAAGAAGGGCGACGGGTACACCACCGAGAAGGCCCAGAGCCGGCTGCGCGCCTACGACCCGGTCAAGGGCTGGCAGGCCCTCAGCAAGTCGCACCAGGAGATCGGTGAGGAGGTCACCCAGCTCCTCGGGATGAGCCGGGACCAGTTCTGCCAGGTGGTGCTGCTCCCGCAGGGCGACTTCGCACGGTTCCTGAGGGCCGACGCCGAGGCCCGGGGCAAGCTGCTCGGCAGACTCTTCGACACCCGGCGCTTCGCCGCGGTCGAGGAACGCCTCGCCGAACTGCGCCGGGCCGCGGAGTCCCGGGTCAGGACCGGGGACGAACGCGTACTCGCCGGCGCCCAGCGGCTCGCGCAGGCCGCGGGCCCCGCCGCCGAGACGCCTCTGCCGACGGCCCAGCCCGGTGAACCAGGCCTGGCCGAAGCCGTGCTGGGGTGGGCGGCGGTGGCGCGCTCCGGCGCGGGGGAGCGGCTGGAGATCGCCCGCGTCGCGGCGACGGCCGCCGAGGAACGCCGGGCACAAGCCCGCCACGCGCTGGAAGCGGAGCGTGAACTCGACCGTCTGCAGCAGCGTTTCGCGGACACCCGCGGGCGCGCCTCCGTCCTGGAGGAAGGCCGCGCCGAACATGACCGCCGTGAGGAGCGCCTGGCGCGTGCCCGGAAAGCGGAACTGATCGTTCCCGCCCTCGAGCTGCGGGACGCGGCCGAGCGCGAAGCCGCCGCGGCGGGTGCCGTCCGCGACCGCTTCCGCGCGAAGCTTCCCCCGGAGCTCGCCGACGCCGGCGTCGGGCAGCTCGCCCAGCTGGAACGCCGCTACCGCCAGGAACTGGGCGGGCTCGACGCCGCCCGCCGCGCCGAATCGCGCAGCGCCGCCATCGACGCCGAACGCGCCGTCCTCGAAGGCGAGTCGGCCCAGGACGACGAGGCGATCCACGAAGCGGACGCCTGGCTGGCCGGCTGGGAGGACACCCGTACGGCCCTGGCCGCCGAGGTCGAGGCGGCTCAGGAGGCCGCGACCCGTACGGAACAGCTCGCGGCGCGGCTCGCGTCAGCACGCGGCCGGCTGGACGCCGCCCGGCGCAGGGACGTCCTCGCCCGCGAAATCGAGGAAGCCCGGAAGCAGTTGGCCGCGGCCCGCGAGAGCGCGCTCGCCGCCCACGAGCGGTGGCTCGGTTTGCGCGAGCGCCGACTGCGCGACATCGCCGCCGAGTTGGCCGCCGGACTCTCCACCGGAGAGCCGTGCGCGGTCTGCGGTTCGGCCGAACACCCGGACCCCGCGCGGGCGGGTGACGGGCATGTCGACCGCGCCACCGAGGAAGCGGCCCTGGTCGCCCACCGGGCCGCCGAGCAGACCCGCGTCCGGGCCGACCAGGCATGCGCACTCCTGACGGAGCGGTACACCGCCGCGCGCGCAGAGGTGGTCGCGGACGGGGCGGTGAGCGCCGGGTCCGGTGACCCCTCCGTCATCGAACTGGACCACCAGGTAAGGGCATTGGATCGGGAGCACGGCGAGGCCCACCGCCTCGCCGCTGGAACGCACCGGGCGCGCGAGACCCTCGCCGCAGCCGAGCGGGAACACCAGGACCGGCTGGAGCAGCGCCGCCACGCCGAACGTCGCGCGGCCGTGCGGGTCTCCCGGCGGGAGGACCTCGACCGGCAGCAGACGGCTCTGGAGGCCGAACTCGCCGATGTGCGCGAGGTTTCGGGCTCCATCGCGGCCCACGCCGACCGGCTCGCCCGGCGTGCCGACCTGCTCGCCGAGGCCGCCGAGGCGGTACGGGCCGAGCAGGGCGCGGCCGAACGGCGCAAGGAAGCCGACGGGCGCCTCTCCGACGCCGCCTTCCGCGCCGGGTTCGACACCCCGCAGGCCGCCGTCGCGACCCTGCTCGACCGGACCGCACAGCGGCAGCTGCAGAGCGGGATCGACGCCTGGCAGGCCGAGGCGGCCACCGTCGCCGACCGGCTGGCGGAGGATGACGCCCGCGCGGCCGCCTCGCGTCCCGCCGCGTCGCCGGACCGGGCGCGCGAGACGTACGACCGCGCCGAGACCCTGCTGCGCGACGCCTCGTCGGCGCTCTCCGCCGCCCAGGAACGCCGCACGGAGCTGGACCGCCTGTCCAGGGAGGCAGCCCGGGAAGTGCGCACGCTGGGCCCACTCCGCACGGAGTACGAACGCGTCGCCCGCCTCGCCGCGCTCACCGCCGGGACCTCGGCCGACAACGAACGCAAGATGCGGCTGGAGTCGTACGTGCTCGCCGCCCGCCTGGAGCAGGTGGCCGCCGCCGCCACCGTCCGGCTCCAGCGGATGTCCGGCGGCCGCTACACCCTGGTCCACTCCGACGCCCGCACGGGAGGACGCCGGGCCGGGCTGGGGCTGCACGTCGTCGACGCCTGGACGGGCAGGGAACGCGACACCGCGACCCTCTCCGGCGGCGAGACCTTCTTCGCCTCCCTCGCCCTCGCGCTGGGCCTCGCCGACGTGGTGACCGACGAGGCGGGCGGGACGCGGCTGGACACGCTCTTCATCGACGAGGGGTTCGGCAGCCTGGACGAGCAGACGCTGGACGAGGTCCTGGACGTCCTGGACTCCCTGCGCGAGCGCGATCGCAGCGTCGGCATCGTCAGCCACGTGGCCGACCTGCGGCGCCGGGTGCCCGTGCAGCTCGAAGTGGTGAAGGAGCGGAAGGGATCGACGGTCCGGCACCGGCTGAACTGA
- a CDS encoding rhodanese-like domain-containing protein encodes MNTISPGAVRPSAPASPDHPVLRVPPAPPAAAAAHFAASLAFHADVSDVAAALNLGAGPGITVLDCRSAAAWDQGHVPGAVHLPTALIPEQAARLLDPAVPVVAYCWGPGCDGATRAALALAGLGYRVKEMRGGFEYWVREGFDFETVRGTERRAPDPLTAPVDGGDCGC; translated from the coding sequence ATGAACACGATCTCACCCGGTGCCGTACGGCCCTCGGCGCCCGCTTCGCCCGACCACCCGGTCCTGCGGGTGCCGCCCGCCCCTCCGGCCGCCGCCGCGGCCCACTTCGCGGCCTCCCTCGCCTTTCACGCCGACGTCTCCGACGTCGCAGCGGCCCTGAACCTCGGCGCCGGGCCCGGCATCACGGTCCTGGACTGCCGCTCCGCGGCAGCCTGGGACCAGGGACACGTCCCGGGCGCCGTGCACCTGCCCACCGCGCTGATCCCGGAGCAGGCCGCCCGCCTGCTCGACCCGGCCGTCCCCGTCGTCGCCTACTGCTGGGGCCCCGGCTGTGACGGAGCCACGAGGGCCGCTCTCGCCCTCGCCGGACTCGGCTACCGGGTCAAGGAGATGCGCGGCGGATTCGAGTACTGGGTGCGTGAGGGCTTCGATTTCGAGACCGTGCGGGGAACGGAGCGGCGCGCCCCCGACCCGCTCACCGCCCCGGTGGACGGCGGGGACTGCGGCTGCTGA
- a CDS encoding helix-turn-helix domain-containing protein, with the protein MSDLDQLTQSLARNLKRWRGERGFTLDALAARSGVSRGMIIQIEQARTNPSVGTTVKLADALGVSITALLDYEQGPQVRLVAPEQAVRLWSTEAGSSTTLLVGAEAGGPFELWSWHLEPGDGSASDPHLEGTVELLHVTAGELTLVVGGDSHTVPAGTSATFQAHVAHAYRNEGDEPVELTMAVWIPPVR; encoded by the coding sequence GTGTCTGATCTCGACCAGTTGACCCAGTCGCTGGCACGGAACCTCAAGCGCTGGCGCGGGGAGCGCGGCTTCACGCTGGATGCTCTCGCGGCCCGTTCCGGTGTCAGCCGGGGAATGATCATCCAGATCGAGCAGGCCCGGACCAACCCGAGCGTCGGCACCACGGTGAAGCTGGCCGACGCGCTCGGAGTCAGCATCACCGCGCTCCTCGACTATGAGCAGGGCCCTCAGGTCCGCCTGGTCGCCCCGGAGCAGGCGGTCCGGCTGTGGTCGACCGAGGCCGGCAGCTCGACCACCCTGCTCGTCGGCGCCGAGGCCGGCGGACCGTTCGAGCTCTGGTCCTGGCACCTGGAGCCCGGCGACGGCAGCGCCTCCGACCCGCACCTGGAGGGAACCGTCGAGCTGCTCCACGTCACGGCCGGCGAGCTGACCCTCGTCGTCGGCGGTGATTCCCACACCGTCCCCGCCGGCACCTCGGCGACCTTCCAGGCGCACGTCGCCCACGCCTACCGCAACGAGGGCGACGAGCCGGTCGAACTGACCATGGCCGTCTGGATCCCGCCGGTCCGCTGA
- a CDS encoding YbaK/EbsC family protein, with translation MRAPIGNFDEDAAAPAADRTDLLVAPVAEAVTRGWGGFAAEQILHVDTDPDLADTAVFVEHYGAELLDESANCVVVAGKRGTGVTLAACVVLSRTRVDVNGAVRRHLGARKASFAPMDLAVGESGMEYGGITPVGLPTAWPLLIDPAVLDEEWVLIGSGSRRGKLIVPGKSLAALPGAVVVEGLGV, from the coding sequence ATGCGCGCCCCCATCGGCAATTTCGACGAAGACGCCGCCGCTCCCGCGGCCGACCGCACCGACCTGCTCGTCGCACCGGTCGCCGAGGCGGTGACCCGGGGATGGGGCGGTTTCGCCGCCGAGCAGATCCTGCACGTCGACACGGACCCCGACCTCGCCGACACAGCCGTCTTCGTCGAGCACTACGGCGCCGAACTCCTCGACGAGTCCGCCAACTGCGTGGTCGTCGCGGGCAAACGCGGCACCGGCGTGACCCTCGCCGCCTGCGTCGTGCTCTCCCGGACCCGCGTCGACGTCAACGGCGCGGTCCGTAGACACCTCGGGGCGCGCAAGGCCTCCTTCGCCCCGATGGACCTCGCGGTCGGCGAGAGCGGCATGGAGTACGGCGGGATCACCCCCGTCGGCCTCCCCACCGCCTGGCCGCTGCTGATCGACCCGGCCGTGCTCGACGAGGAGTGGGTCCTCATCGGCAGCGGCAGCCGTCGCGGCAAGCTCATCGTCCCCGGCAAGTCCCTCGCCGCCCTCCCGGGCGCTGTGGTGGTGGAGGGGCTGGGCGTCTGA
- a CDS encoding YigZ family protein, which yields MQEQYRTVARAGVHESEINRSRFLCALAPAATEQEAQEFVARVRKEHPTASHNCYAYVVGADASVQKASDDGEPGGTAGVPMLQMLMRRDVRYVVAVVTRYYGGVKLGAGGLIRAYGGVVGEALDELGTLTRQRYRLATVTVDHQRAGKLENDMRATGTAVREVRYAEAVTLEIGLPDADVAGFRAWLADATAGSATLELGGEAYGDV from the coding sequence ATGCAGGAGCAGTACCGGACAGTCGCCCGAGCGGGCGTGCACGAGAGCGAGATCAACCGGTCGCGCTTCCTCTGCGCGCTCGCCCCCGCCGCCACCGAACAGGAGGCGCAGGAGTTCGTCGCACGCGTCCGCAAGGAACACCCCACCGCCAGCCACAACTGCTACGCCTACGTGGTCGGCGCCGACGCCTCCGTGCAGAAGGCCAGCGACGACGGCGAGCCCGGCGGGACCGCCGGAGTACCGATGCTGCAGATGCTGATGCGCCGCGACGTCCGCTACGTGGTGGCCGTCGTGACCCGCTACTACGGCGGGGTGAAGCTCGGCGCCGGTGGCCTGATCCGGGCCTACGGCGGAGTGGTCGGCGAGGCGCTGGACGAGCTCGGCACCCTCACCCGGCAGCGCTACCGGCTGGCCACCGTCACGGTCGACCACCAGCGGGCGGGCAAGCTGGAGAACGACATGAGGGCCACCGGCACCGCCGTGCGCGAGGTTCGGTACGCGGAGGCGGTGACCCTGGAGATCGGACTGCCCGACGCGGACGTGGCCGGATTCAGGGCCTGGCTCGCCGACGCGACGGCGGGCTCCGCGACGCTCGAACTCGGCGGCGAGGCGTACGGGGACGTGTGA
- a CDS encoding aminoglycoside N(3)-acetyltransferase, whose amino-acid sequence MDTVTYPDRLAAELLALGVRPGARLIVHASMRAVRPPGRRTPLVVAGLRGALGPAGTLVVPAFTPENSDTSRDHRARTAGLTEAERARFRAGMPPFDPAATPAPAMGRLAEAVRRSPGARRSDHPQTSFAALGPDAVRLTRGHRATCHLGEDSPLARLYDADAQALLLGTGFGTFSAFHLAEYRVPEPPVRRYRCVVGRTGGSRWWEYEDVALDDSDFVALGAQFARSAGPGAVRTGRVGEAACTLVPVREAVDFAVDRFMDDRFRPSGKGCAQGVSEAVGT is encoded by the coding sequence GTGGACACGGTGACGTACCCGGACCGGCTGGCCGCCGAGCTGCTCGCCCTGGGCGTGCGTCCCGGGGCCAGACTGATCGTGCACGCGTCGATGCGCGCGGTACGCCCTCCGGGCCGCCGCACGCCCTTGGTGGTCGCGGGGCTGCGGGGTGCGCTGGGACCGGCGGGGACCCTGGTCGTCCCCGCGTTCACACCGGAGAACTCCGACACCTCGCGCGACCATCGGGCCCGCACGGCAGGTCTCACCGAGGCGGAGCGTGCCCGGTTCCGCGCGGGGATGCCGCCCTTCGACCCCGCCGCCACCCCCGCCCCGGCCATGGGCCGGCTCGCCGAGGCGGTCCGGCGGAGCCCCGGCGCCAGGCGCAGCGACCACCCGCAGACCTCCTTCGCCGCGCTGGGCCCGGACGCCGTACGGCTGACCCGGGGTCACCGCGCCACCTGCCACCTGGGCGAGGACTCACCGCTCGCCCGCCTGTACGACGCGGACGCGCAGGCGTTGCTGCTCGGCACCGGTTTCGGCACGTTCAGCGCCTTCCACCTCGCCGAGTACCGGGTCCCCGAGCCGCCCGTACGCCGCTACCGCTGCGTGGTGGGCCGGACCGGCGGGAGCCGGTGGTGGGAGTACGAGGACGTGGCTCTCGACGACTCGGACTTCGTCGCGCTGGGCGCCCAGTTCGCGCGGTCGGCGGGCCCCGGGGCCGTCCGCACCGGCAGGGTGGGCGAGGCCGCCTGCACCCTGGTGCCGGTGCGCGAAGCGGTGGACTTCGCGGTGGACAGGTTCATGGACGACAGGTTCCGGCCGTCCGGAAAAGGGTGCGCGCAGGGAGTCTCAGAGGCTGTGGGCACGTGA
- a CDS encoding CoA-binding protein: protein MYADDETIRRILLESGDTWAVVGLSHNTSRAAYGVAGVLQRFGKRVVPIHPKAETVHGEQGYASLADVPFPVDVVDVFVNSEQAGAVADEAVAIGAKAVWFQLSVIDEDAYARTREAGLDMVMDRCPAIEIPSLR, encoded by the coding sequence ATGTACGCAGACGATGAGACGATCCGCCGGATTCTGCTGGAGTCCGGCGACACCTGGGCCGTGGTGGGCCTCTCCCACAACACCTCGCGGGCGGCCTACGGGGTCGCCGGGGTGCTCCAGCGGTTCGGCAAGCGGGTCGTGCCGATCCACCCGAAGGCCGAGACCGTGCACGGTGAGCAGGGGTACGCCTCGCTGGCGGACGTCCCGTTCCCGGTGGACGTGGTGGACGTCTTCGTCAACAGCGAGCAGGCCGGCGCCGTGGCGGACGAGGCCGTGGCGATCGGAGCGAAGGCCGTCTGGTTCCAGCTGTCGGTGATCGACGAGGACGCGTACGCGCGCACCCGCGAGGCCGGTCTCGACATGGTCATGGATCGTTGCCCCGCGATCGAAATTCCCTCCCTGCGCTGA
- a CDS encoding exonuclease SbcCD subunit D, whose protein sequence is MRLLHTSDWHLGRSFHRVGLLDAQAAYLDHLVATVRDREVDAVLVAGDVYDRAVPPLAAVELFDSALHRLAALGVPTVMISGNHDSARRLGVGAGLIDRAGIHLRTDPAGCGTPVTLTDAHGDVACYGLPYLEPALVKDSLGAAKAAHESVLTTAMDRVRADLADRAPGTRSVVLAHAFVAGGEASDSERDITVGGVAAVPAGVFDGVDYVALGHLHGSQRVSERVRYSGSPLAYSFSEADHRKTMWLIDLDGDGDVTGERVDCPVPRPLARLRGRLDALLEDPALETHRDAWVEATLTDPARPADPMARLTTRFPHTLSLVFDPERDPEDPLATYAQRLAGRDDHRIAEDFVAHVRGGSGPDESERAVLRAAFDDVRVDDGVREVS, encoded by the coding sequence TTGAGACTGCTGCACACCTCGGACTGGCACCTGGGGCGGTCCTTCCACCGCGTCGGCCTGCTCGACGCCCAGGCCGCGTACCTCGACCACCTCGTCGCCACCGTCCGCGACCGTGAGGTGGACGCCGTCCTCGTCGCCGGCGACGTCTACGACCGCGCCGTGCCGCCGCTCGCCGCCGTCGAACTCTTCGACTCCGCCCTCCACCGGCTCGCCGCCCTCGGGGTGCCCACCGTCATGATCTCCGGCAACCACGACTCGGCCCGCAGGCTCGGCGTCGGCGCCGGGCTCATCGACCGGGCCGGCATCCACCTGCGTACCGACCCCGCCGGCTGCGGCACCCCCGTGACTCTCACCGACGCCCACGGCGACGTCGCCTGCTACGGCCTCCCCTACCTCGAACCGGCCCTGGTCAAGGACTCCCTCGGAGCGGCGAAGGCCGCCCACGAGTCCGTCCTGACCACCGCGATGGACCGGGTGCGCGCCGACCTCGCGGACCGTGCGCCGGGTACCCGCTCCGTCGTGCTCGCCCACGCATTCGTCGCGGGCGGCGAGGCCAGCGACAGCGAGCGCGACATCACCGTCGGCGGGGTCGCCGCCGTCCCCGCAGGCGTCTTCGACGGCGTCGACTACGTGGCTCTCGGCCATCTCCACGGCAGCCAGCGGGTGAGCGAGCGGGTGCGCTACTCCGGCTCCCCCCTCGCCTACTCCTTCTCCGAAGCGGACCACCGCAAGACCATGTGGCTGATCGATCTGGACGGGGACGGAGACGTCACCGGTGAACGCGTCGACTGCCCCGTACCCCGGCCGCTCGCCCGGCTCCGAGGCCGTCTCGACGCACTTCTGGAAGACCCCGCGCTGGAGACCCACCGGGACGCGTGGGTCGAGGCCACCCTCACCGACCCCGCCCGGCCCGCCGACCCCATGGCGCGGCTCACGACACGCTTCCCGCACACCCTCAGCCTCGTCTTCGACCCCGAACGCGACCCCGAGGACCCACTCGCCACGTACGCCCAGCGACTCGCGGGGCGCGACGACCACAGAATCGCGGAGGACTTCGTGGCGCACGTGCGCGGCGGCAGCGGACCCGACGAGTCCGAACGCGCCGTACTGCGCGCCGCCTTCGACGACGTACGCGTGGACGACGGCGTCCGCGAGGTGTCTTGA
- a CDS encoding Lrp/AsnC family transcriptional regulator, with product MTDYSPDATDWRILDALQRDGRASFAELARAVAMSPSAVTERVRRLEELGVISGYSAVVDPERLGLPILAFVRLRYPTGNYKPFHDLLATTPEIIEAHHTTGDDCFVLKVTARSMRHLEEVTGRISGLGSVTTSVVYSSPLPRRPIER from the coding sequence ATGACCGACTATTCACCGGACGCAACCGACTGGCGCATTCTCGACGCGCTGCAGCGTGACGGCCGGGCCAGTTTCGCCGAACTCGCCCGGGCCGTGGCCATGTCACCCAGCGCGGTGACCGAGCGGGTACGCCGGCTGGAGGAGCTCGGCGTGATCAGCGGGTACAGCGCGGTGGTCGACCCGGAACGCCTCGGACTGCCGATCCTCGCATTCGTACGGCTGCGCTACCCGACCGGCAACTACAAGCCGTTCCACGACCTCCTCGCCACCACCCCGGAGATCATCGAGGCCCACCACACCACCGGGGACGACTGCTTCGTGCTGAAGGTGACCGCGCGTTCCATGCGCCACCTGGAGGAGGTGACGGGGCGCATCAGCGGCCTCGGGTCGGTGACCACCAGCGTGGTGTACTCCTCCCCGCTCCCCCGGCGCCCGATCGAGCGCTGA
- a CDS encoding DMT family transporter: protein MSALFALATSLLWGLADFGGGLLTRRLPALTVVVVSQAIAVVVLGVTVVATGAWSEAGGRLWFAVAAGTVGPVAMLCFYKALALGPMSVVSPLGSLGVAVPVSLGLLAGERPGPAQLAGVAVAVTGVVLAGGPELRGAPVRRRAVLLTLVAAFGFGAVMSLVAEASTSTTGLFLALFVQRVTNVVVGGAALGVSVRRGGRALPVEGGRAVVLGALPALAFVGLADVAANGTYATAALHGSVTVAAVLASLYPVVTTLVARGVLKERLRGIQAAGAGLALMGTVLLASG, encoded by the coding sequence GTGTCAGCACTCTTCGCCCTGGCCACCAGCCTGCTGTGGGGGCTCGCCGACTTCGGCGGGGGCCTGCTGACGCGCCGGCTTCCCGCGCTGACCGTGGTCGTCGTCTCGCAGGCGATCGCCGTCGTCGTCCTGGGCGTCACCGTGGTGGCGACCGGTGCGTGGAGCGAGGCCGGCGGCCGGCTCTGGTTCGCGGTGGCGGCGGGCACGGTGGGCCCGGTGGCGATGCTCTGCTTCTACAAGGCGCTCGCCCTCGGCCCGATGAGCGTGGTCTCCCCGCTCGGTTCGCTCGGCGTGGCCGTACCCGTCTCCCTCGGTCTGCTCGCCGGGGAACGGCCGGGCCCCGCACAGCTCGCCGGGGTCGCCGTCGCCGTGACGGGCGTCGTCCTGGCGGGCGGGCCGGAGCTGCGCGGGGCACCGGTACGCCGCCGGGCGGTGCTGCTGACGCTGGTCGCGGCGTTCGGCTTCGGGGCCGTCATGTCCCTGGTCGCGGAGGCTTCGACCAGTACGACGGGCCTGTTCCTGGCCCTCTTCGTGCAGCGTGTCACCAACGTCGTGGTTGGCGGCGCGGCTCTCGGCGTGTCGGTACGCCGCGGCGGCCGGGCCCTGCCCGTCGAGGGCGGCCGGGCCGTGGTCCTCGGGGCGCTGCCCGCGCTGGCGTTCGTCGGACTCGCGGACGTCGCGGCCAACGGCACGTACGCCACCGCCGCTCTGCACGGATCGGTGACCGTGGCGGCGGTGCTGGCCTCGCTGTATCCGGTGGTGACCACCCTGGTCGCGCGCGGCGTCCTCAAGGAACGGCTCCGCGGCATCCAGGCGGCGGGCGCGGGTCTGGCCCTGATGGGCACGGTCCTGCTGGCCTCGGGATGA